From the genome of Rhizobacter sp. AJA081-3:
CCTGCTCTTCGCCCACGCCTGCCAGGAGCGTGGCGTTCCGCTGCAGCTGATGCTGCCGCTGCCCGAGGCCGAGTTCGTGCGCCGAGCCGTCGCGCCGAGCGCCGAATCAGCGCGCTGGTGTGCCGCGTGGTCGCACGTGCGCGCGCGCCTCTCGCTGGCGCCGCTGTTGTTGCCCGAGGCCGCTGGCAGCCCCTTCGAACGCTGCAACCGCTGGATGCTCGACACCGCACTCGGATTCGGGGATTCGCGCCTGCGCCTGATCTGCCTGTGGGACGGCGGCGGCGGCGACGGTCCGGGCGGCACCGATCACCTGGTCGAACAGGCCCGCCGCCAGGGCGTGCCGGTGACCTGGATCGATACCCGCCGCCTCCGCAGTGTGAACAGAGCCTAGGCTTGCAGTTCGGCGATGCCCTGCGCCAGGGTGTCGGCGATCGGGTCATCGCGCCCGCGCAAGGCCTCGAGCAGGCGCTGCAGCACTGGCAGCACCGATTTCAAGGTGTCGGCATCGCCGAGGCTGCGCATGCGCGCGTAGCTGGTGTGGGCGTCGCCCGCTTCGCCGAGCAGCAGCTGGCACTGGCCGAGGTCGGCCCAGGCCCAGCGGTCGTTGCGCCGCGCGCCGTGCACCTGCCGCGCGATGGCCTCGACTGCCTTGCGCAGCGAAGCGCGCTGCTGCGTCGCGGTGCTCTGCTTCATCTCGATCGGCAGCACGATGGCATTGACGAGGTTGTACGAGCTCAGCACCTCCAGGCGCTCGGCCGCCTCGATGCGCGCGCCGTCCTGGAAGGCGAGCAGGGCCTGGTCGAGCTGGTCGAGCCGCCGGTGGTTGCCGCCGAGCATGCCCAGGCAGTCGGCCAGGTGCGCCGCCAGGGCCTGCTCGCCCTCGGACGCCGCGCCGTCGTCGAACAGCGTCGCGTGCCATGGCGAGGCGCGCAGCATCGCCACCGTCTGCTCGAGCACGGCCACGGCGCCGGGCAGGTCGGCGGCGTCGCGGCAGTCCTTGGCTTCTTCCTTGCGCGCCTTGACTCGGGCCGCCAGGCGGGGCAAGTGGGTGCCCGGGTCGCCGGCCGCACGCACTGCGCTGGTACCGACCAGCTGGACCAGATCGGCGCGCCCGCCCTGCCGCGCCCAGCGCCGCACCTGCACCGACAGCAGGTCGAACTGCAGCGCGCGCTGCGGGTCGCCGGCCAGCTCGGCGGCGCTGTAGCGCCAGTGCATGTAGAGCCAGGCGGCCAGTCGCCGCTCCTGCGCGGCGCGGCGCGAGCGCTCGATGAGCGACTTGCCGACGTCGTGGAACAGGATCGGCGAGATGCCCGTGCTCTCCTGGTCGTCGCTGAAAAGCAGGTTGGCGTCCTGCACCAGCTCGTCGTCCACCGCCGGCGGGTGGGCCGAGGCGTCGCTGTCGAGTGCCTCGCCGACGGCGCGGTAGACGAGCCCGACCTCGCCGCGGCGATCGGCCGCGAGCGTGGCCTCGAAGCGGTCGATCATCTGCTCGAAGGCCTGGTCGTCGCCGGCTTCGCAGCTGTAGGGCAGCGGCTCGAAGAGCCGCATCATGGCCTGCGCGTGCACCGGCGTGCCTTCGGGCAGCACCGCGGCGCCGTCGCGCGCCTCGATGATGTGCACCGCGCCGAGGCGGTTCGTCGCCAGCCGCACGCCGGCCTCGTACATCACGTTCGGGCGCAGCGCCGTCCAGTCGATCAGGCACATGTCGGTGCGCCGGATCGATTCGAACAGCGTCTGCGCCACCAGGCGCGGCGTGTCGAGGTCGAGCAGCCGCGCCAGGCGCGGTTGCGCGTCGCGCGGCCCGCCGCCATCGCGCAGCCGCCGCGACAGCTTGCCGGGCAGCTCTGCGGCGATGGTGCTGGTCCAGTTGCGCTCGCGGTACTCGACCGAGAAGGGGCACAGCACGAGCACCTGCTCGGCGTGGCCGATGCCCTTGTAGGCGCTCGATTCCAGGCCGAGCTGGCGCACCGAGTCGAAGGCCGGCAGGTCGAGGTAGTGCGGCAGCTTGGCCAGGTCGCGCAGGCCGGTCTCGAACTTGCGCGCCAGCAGGTCCCAGGGGCGCAGGCCCTCGCCCATGCGCACCTGCTGCGCCGAATGCGCAGACAGGTTGAGCAGCTGCAGGTTGAAGGGGATGTCGATGTGCTCGCCCACGCGGTGTTCGCCGCCCACGCTGCACACGGTGACACCGCGCCGCGCCACCGAGCGCACGCCGAGCAGG
Proteins encoded in this window:
- a CDS encoding caspase family protein, whose protein sequence is MSSGAASAATTQVILLGAGTYPYDPRLSNPRFRASADAVRRYFEDPAGFGLPAGRLLDLYDSDEAAPRLGQRIRDFLREGAAVCKDVIVYYIGHGSFDDKEYLLSLHDSRQDAPDTRYRFKHLHQAVKSEARHARKYFVLDCCFASAAVREMMSDDAAAQVVIGEVRDGAKDDEPQKGTALLCASSQSEPARAPADETYTMFTGALLEALRADDGTPRRLTLNQARDRAYAIMRERFRGDAVRPQVHSPDQSKGDIASAIGLLPMLTAATGAAAGARKPATHGAIADALAEGALPGGPALRCVVVAAQRPPGPADTPLLQHVRRAFDHTGPAILEAAGSQGPVQLAELAVARAFESPENLVRAVQALCRAEVAVFDLTGFEPGVVFLLGVRSVARRGVTVCSVGGEHRVGEHIDIPFNLQLLNLSAHSAQQVRMGEGLRPWDLLARKFETGLRDLAKLPHYLDLPAFDSVRQLGLESSAYKGIGHAEQVLVLCPFSVEYRERNWTSTIAAELPGKLSRRLRDGGGPRDAQPRLARLLDLDTPRLVAQTLFESIRRTDMCLIDWTALRPNVMYEAGVRLATNRLGAVHIIEARDGAAVLPEGTPVHAQAMMRLFEPLPYSCEAGDDQAFEQMIDRFEATLAADRRGEVGLVYRAVGEALDSDASAHPPAVDDELVQDANLLFSDDQESTGISPILFHDVGKSLIERSRRAAQERRLAAWLYMHWRYSAAELAGDPQRALQFDLLSVQVRRWARQGGRADLVQLVGTSAVRAAGDPGTHLPRLAARVKARKEEAKDCRDAADLPGAVAVLEQTVAMLRASPWHATLFDDGAASEGEQALAAHLADCLGMLGGNHRRLDQLDQALLAFQDGARIEAAERLEVLSSYNLVNAIVLPIEMKQSTATQQRASLRKAVEAIARQVHGARRNDRWAWADLGQCQLLLGEAGDAHTSYARMRSLGDADTLKSVLPVLQRLLEALRGRDDPIADTLAQGIAELQA